In Rhodococcus sp. OK302, one genomic interval encodes:
- a CDS encoding glycoside hydrolase family 5 protein, whose amino-acid sequence MSPHRLAWLATAVLALLVIIQAAADPSGLLSLLGWTGAHLWPINAPWQIAPFVVYLPVLLGVTWWSVRSIAASRWLFAATTSSVMLAVLLAKFAMSLVATGNLGAAAWGSGFALAKAIPAALIVAGVVTVAGRRRELPDILATAPSVRFGALAFGALAPFLAGQWWVGAPYDRWMPAPNVLNGFVAAVGGVVVLVLGAIACQRFLGRRVSGGTAATFLSGWFAAMGAGAVLALAASLVGLITDDSFAGDLWPLMATYIRLADGISYGACVGWIVGLAAVWAQRRSAQPATEASRARRAELVGAGALVMAAVVVAVPFLASADTEPAPPVTTEAIAAAETGALLPLRVSGDTITDTADRQVLLRGVNVNQLVDFYAPRPEVPSTVPLTEEDFAGIAADGFNVVRLALSWSSLEPQRGHYDEAYLEEIRTAVAQAKAHGLYTVLDMHQDGWSAAPSPDDVSCRPGTSPMWGYDGAPEWATITDGAPRCQFTGRDISPAGGRAFNNFFYNTDGVQDQLVNAWSMLAGKFKDEPAVAGYDLFNEPNFGESAPLTSSLLLGQFYDRTIDAIRDAGAEQIVYFEPSILWSGLGFDSGPPPGFTDDRNIVFSPHLYAESITMDASLGLPTIVSIERGFTLAERVARMYGVPYWSGEWGFWGDDLVDQAARFTKAQDAHIQGGAYWVWKQSCGDPQNGIQELGDGLMPILCSTGEDAPRKTALLEQLTRAYPRLAPGRITHLEAEGDRLDLTGTAGDGSCRLEVWFPSPIGTGGSSTDTFGIDNLEITPVPGGQLLTGCATGEYEVHASGI is encoded by the coding sequence GTGTCCCCACATCGCCTGGCGTGGCTCGCCACCGCCGTATTGGCCCTCTTGGTCATAATCCAAGCGGCCGCAGATCCCAGCGGTTTGTTGAGCTTGCTCGGGTGGACGGGCGCTCATCTCTGGCCGATCAACGCGCCGTGGCAGATCGCACCCTTCGTCGTCTACCTGCCGGTGCTGCTCGGAGTCACCTGGTGGTCGGTTCGCTCGATCGCGGCATCCCGATGGTTGTTCGCGGCCACCACGTCCAGCGTCATGCTGGCAGTGCTGCTGGCCAAGTTCGCCATGTCGCTGGTGGCAACCGGAAATCTCGGGGCAGCGGCGTGGGGCAGCGGATTCGCCCTCGCCAAGGCGATTCCAGCCGCGTTGATCGTGGCGGGCGTCGTGACGGTAGCCGGACGCCGACGAGAACTACCCGACATTCTCGCCACAGCTCCGTCAGTTCGGTTCGGGGCCTTGGCTTTCGGCGCCCTCGCACCTTTCCTTGCCGGGCAGTGGTGGGTGGGCGCTCCGTACGACCGGTGGATGCCGGCACCCAATGTGCTCAACGGATTTGTCGCCGCAGTCGGCGGGGTTGTTGTGCTGGTCCTCGGCGCAATCGCCTGCCAACGATTTCTCGGCCGGCGGGTGAGCGGCGGTACCGCTGCAACATTCCTCTCCGGGTGGTTCGCGGCGATGGGAGCCGGCGCGGTGCTCGCACTGGCTGCCTCACTGGTCGGCCTGATCACCGACGACAGCTTCGCCGGCGATCTCTGGCCGCTGATGGCTACGTACATCCGGCTCGCGGACGGTATTTCCTACGGAGCCTGCGTCGGCTGGATCGTCGGACTCGCGGCAGTGTGGGCGCAGCGTCGTTCGGCGCAGCCTGCCACGGAAGCCTCCCGGGCTCGGCGGGCAGAATTGGTGGGAGCCGGCGCGCTTGTCATGGCCGCCGTCGTCGTTGCGGTGCCATTCCTCGCGTCTGCGGATACCGAACCTGCACCACCCGTCACTACTGAAGCGATCGCTGCCGCCGAGACTGGTGCTCTACTCCCCCTTCGCGTCTCGGGCGACACGATCACCGATACGGCAGACCGCCAGGTCCTGTTGCGCGGTGTGAACGTGAACCAACTCGTCGACTTCTACGCGCCCCGCCCCGAGGTCCCGTCGACGGTGCCGCTGACCGAAGAAGACTTCGCCGGCATCGCAGCAGACGGATTCAACGTCGTCCGCCTTGCGCTGTCGTGGTCCTCCCTCGAACCGCAGCGCGGTCATTACGACGAGGCGTACCTCGAAGAAATCCGGACCGCCGTCGCGCAAGCCAAGGCACACGGCCTGTACACGGTGCTGGACATGCATCAGGACGGTTGGTCAGCGGCACCCTCTCCCGACGACGTCAGCTGCCGGCCCGGCACCTCGCCGATGTGGGGCTACGACGGCGCTCCCGAGTGGGCCACCATCACCGATGGTGCGCCGCGCTGCCAGTTCACCGGCCGCGACATCTCGCCGGCGGGTGGCCGCGCGTTCAACAACTTCTTCTACAACACCGACGGCGTCCAGGATCAGCTGGTGAATGCGTGGTCCATGCTGGCCGGCAAGTTCAAGGATGAACCCGCCGTCGCCGGTTACGACTTGTTCAACGAGCCGAACTTCGGCGAAAGTGCCCCGCTCACTTCGTCATTGCTGCTCGGCCAGTTCTACGACCGGACCATCGACGCAATCCGCGATGCGGGCGCCGAGCAGATCGTCTACTTCGAGCCGAGCATCCTGTGGTCCGGCCTCGGCTTCGACAGCGGCCCGCCCCCCGGATTCACCGATGATCGCAACATCGTCTTTTCGCCTCACCTGTACGCCGAGTCGATCACGATGGACGCATCTTTGGGCCTGCCGACCATCGTGAGCATCGAGCGTGGCTTCACCCTCGCCGAGCGAGTGGCACGGATGTACGGCGTCCCGTATTGGAGCGGCGAGTGGGGGTTCTGGGGTGACGATCTTGTCGACCAGGCGGCTCGCTTCACGAAGGCGCAGGACGCCCATATTCAGGGTGGCGCGTACTGGGTCTGGAAGCAGTCCTGCGGCGATCCCCAAAACGGCATCCAGGAACTGGGCGACGGACTCATGCCCATCCTCTGCAGTACCGGCGAAGATGCTCCGCGCAAAACGGCACTGCTGGAACAACTCACGCGCGCCTACCCGAGACTTGCGCCGGGCCGGATCACGCACCTCGAAGCCGAGGGTGACCGGCTGGACCTGACTGGCACCGCCGGCGACGGCAGTTGCCGACTCGAGGTCTGGTTCCCCAGCCCCATCGGCACCGGAGGGTCGAGTACCGACACGTTCGGCATCGACAATCTCGAGATCACTCCGGTTCCCGGCGGCCAACTGTTGACCGGCTGCGCCACCGGGGAGTACGAGGTTCACGCCTCCGGAATTTGA
- a CDS encoding TetR/AcrR family transcriptional regulator, whose translation MDERRDRRSGTAGVGRPRDPQVDLAILAATRELLAEDGYQKTTITAIARRANLGTAAIYRRWATRESIIEDAVFGMQDSALPVTTSNLRDDLVTWTRWFLTQVAEPATRAAIPGLLSAYHHEDGAYERLVHRSEDPARHALADRVRSEFPERSDADIVAGADVAFDFLVAATIMRGLTSGLAGADAFCTRTAGSLLLLITETRAEPHGN comes from the coding sequence GTGGATGAACGCAGAGATCGTCGTAGTGGCACCGCTGGAGTAGGGCGACCCCGTGACCCGCAGGTAGACCTGGCAATTCTCGCTGCTACCCGGGAATTACTGGCTGAGGACGGCTATCAGAAGACCACCATCACCGCGATCGCGCGACGGGCGAACCTGGGTACCGCTGCGATCTACCGACGGTGGGCAACCCGGGAATCGATCATCGAAGACGCGGTTTTCGGTATGCAGGACTCCGCATTGCCGGTCACTACCTCGAACCTGCGCGACGATCTGGTCACCTGGACGCGATGGTTTCTCACGCAGGTTGCAGAACCCGCGACCCGTGCCGCTATCCCGGGTTTGCTCTCTGCCTATCACCACGAGGACGGGGCCTACGAAAGGCTGGTTCATCGGTCCGAGGATCCGGCCCGACATGCGTTGGCCGATCGTGTGCGCAGCGAGTTCCCCGAGCGTTCCGATGCGGACATCGTTGCCGGCGCCGATGTTGCCTTCGACTTCCTGGTCGCTGCCACCATCATGCGCGGGCTTACCAGTGGTCTCGCCGGCGCCGATGCGTTCTGCACCCGTACCGCCGGCTCGTTGCTTCTACTGATTACGGAGACTCGCGCTGAGCCCCACGGGAATTGA
- a CDS encoding phosphotransferase family protein, with the protein MVRERIPGAQDAKIVNFKRTERGFSTETYLFDLEGSTYESSGFVFRRPPEVSLFPDYDLRRQFLVAQRLEPTDLTVPHMRWIEEGDNPLGTPYYVMDRIANAEAPSDFPSYHTAGNYFEADEAGRAKMWWECVETIAQIHRLDPAELQLGFLAYPKFGTTPVEQAVNYFDAALPWAAPDLPPIFTKALAWLKDNIYEPEHVTLVWGDARMSNILYNQDLEVSGVLDWEMAYLGDHEADLAWLVFLDWACSEFEGHPALPGTPTREETVARYEELTGWKVQNLHFNEVLAAVQLSLPLLRLSTHLQLGEHMDITAFCKHRLEQLLADA; encoded by the coding sequence ATTGTCCGGGAACGCATCCCGGGCGCTCAGGACGCGAAGATTGTCAACTTCAAGCGCACCGAACGCGGATTCTCCACGGAGACATACCTGTTCGATCTCGAAGGCTCCACCTACGAGTCGTCGGGATTCGTCTTCCGACGCCCGCCCGAAGTTTCCCTGTTCCCCGATTACGACCTTCGCCGCCAGTTCCTGGTGGCGCAACGCCTCGAACCGACCGACCTCACAGTCCCCCACATGCGTTGGATCGAGGAAGGCGACAACCCGCTCGGCACCCCGTACTACGTGATGGATCGCATCGCAAATGCCGAGGCCCCCAGCGACTTTCCGTCGTACCACACCGCCGGAAACTACTTCGAGGCCGATGAAGCCGGCCGGGCGAAGATGTGGTGGGAGTGCGTCGAAACCATCGCGCAGATTCACCGCCTGGACCCAGCCGAACTTCAACTCGGATTTCTCGCGTACCCCAAGTTCGGTACTACTCCCGTCGAACAGGCCGTGAACTACTTCGACGCGGCGCTGCCGTGGGCGGCGCCGGACCTCCCGCCCATCTTCACGAAGGCCCTGGCCTGGCTCAAGGACAATATCTACGAGCCGGAGCACGTGACTCTTGTCTGGGGCGACGCACGCATGTCGAACATCCTCTACAACCAGGATCTCGAGGTCTCCGGAGTGCTCGACTGGGAGATGGCATACCTGGGCGACCACGAGGCCGACCTAGCCTGGCTGGTATTCCTGGACTGGGCATGCAGCGAGTTCGAGGGACACCCGGCCCTTCCCGGCACCCCAACCCGGGAGGAAACCGTCGCTCGATACGAGGAGCTGACGGGATGGAAGGTCCAAAACCTGCATTTCAACGAGGTGCTGGCGGCAGTGCAACTCTCACTGCCCCTGCTGCGCCTGTCCACTCACCTGCAACTCGGTGAGCACATGGACATCACCGCGTTCTGCAAGCACCGGCTCGAGCAATTGTTGGCCGACGCCTAG
- a CDS encoding DUF305 domain-containing protein produces MTRSAVVRAIAFTSLAVLLLAIGAALRPLLAPVNPPVADPVLNATEIGFIQDMAAHHQQAVQIAQRLDPDVDPGIAALARQIRDAQSVEIGTFLGWLRLAEAPPTNRQPMSWMLADTTAAHKHSPSSRPSDSPTELMPGMATMTELDGLAAARGHDAEVLFLQLMYRHHLGGVEMALAADALLTHGPVKQAARDIMATQSQEAGLMAAVLSQNGP; encoded by the coding sequence ATGACACGATCCGCCGTTGTGCGCGCGATTGCCTTCACGTCGCTGGCAGTGCTGCTGCTGGCGATCGGGGCAGCCCTGCGCCCGTTGCTCGCGCCGGTGAACCCACCCGTCGCCGACCCGGTACTGAACGCCACCGAGATCGGTTTCATCCAAGACATGGCGGCCCACCACCAGCAAGCCGTACAGATCGCGCAGCGCCTCGATCCGGACGTCGACCCCGGTATCGCCGCACTGGCCCGACAGATTCGCGATGCCCAGTCCGTGGAGATCGGCACGTTCCTCGGCTGGCTTCGCCTCGCCGAAGCACCACCCACCAACCGGCAGCCCATGTCCTGGATGTTGGCAGATACCACTGCTGCGCATAAGCATTCACCTTCCTCCCGCCCATCTGACTCGCCGACCGAACTCATGCCCGGAATGGCGACCATGACGGAACTCGACGGCCTCGCTGCCGCCCGCGGACACGACGCAGAAGTGCTGTTCCTCCAGCTGATGTACCGCCATCACCTCGGCGGCGTCGAGATGGCTCTAGCCGCCGACGCTCTGCTCACCCATGGCCCGGTCAAGCAGGCAGCTCGCGACATCATGGCGACCCAGAGCCAAGAGGCCGGGCTGATGGCCGCCGTACTCTCCCAGAACGGTCCCTGA
- a CDS encoding AMP-dependent synthetase/ligase — protein MSTIPELLHRNAEQYGDMPALSHDGRILTWSETRTRIAQIALGLSRLGVSKGDRVAIMMSSRPEHWLTDQALVHLGALPATVYGTMPSSQIAYVANHSGAKVAVLEGAGEVERWLPVLDQLPALERVVVFDPEACVADDERFVKWSDVVTDETDLDTFEAGWREITADDPVTLIYTSGTTGIPKGVLLTHRNVIANAEAWDAGAPIPQHFRSVCYLPLAHIAERMISVYMAIHKAGYLTFCPDPSQLVGVLLQTRPTSVFGVPRIWEKLAAALRARPGSSLADVGLDQVTWACSAAAPLPVDVQEYFREQGIAIIEAWGMTETTGVATSTTETDFRFGSVGSPIRGTEIKLLEDGELLVRGPIVASGYLQDDGSVLPVTDDEGWMHSGDIGRIDEDGHLYIIDRKKDLIITSGGKNIAPAALEALLTKHPLVGQSLAYGDRRPYVVALIVLDLDATTAWAASQGIVVATPSELASHPGVVAEIDRAVEIANQDLARVEQIKRYRVLPTEWTPEGGEMTASLKIMRRVVHEKYGDVFDALYA, from the coding sequence ATGTCGACGATTCCCGAACTACTACACCGCAACGCCGAGCAGTACGGAGACATGCCAGCGCTGTCCCACGACGGACGCATCCTGACTTGGAGCGAGACCCGGACCCGTATCGCCCAGATCGCGCTCGGACTGTCCCGGCTGGGAGTGAGCAAGGGTGATCGCGTCGCGATCATGATGTCCAGTCGCCCCGAACACTGGTTGACGGACCAGGCGCTCGTGCATCTCGGTGCGCTTCCGGCGACGGTGTACGGCACGATGCCGTCCTCCCAGATTGCGTACGTCGCCAACCACAGCGGGGCCAAGGTAGCCGTACTTGAAGGTGCCGGTGAAGTCGAACGCTGGCTGCCGGTTCTCGACCAGTTGCCCGCGCTCGAGCGTGTCGTCGTATTCGATCCCGAGGCCTGTGTGGCCGACGACGAACGCTTCGTGAAGTGGTCGGACGTCGTAACGGACGAGACGGACCTCGACACGTTCGAGGCCGGTTGGCGGGAGATCACCGCGGACGATCCGGTGACACTGATTTACACCTCCGGCACCACCGGCATCCCCAAAGGCGTGCTGCTCACTCACCGCAACGTAATCGCCAACGCCGAGGCTTGGGATGCCGGGGCGCCAATACCCCAGCATTTCCGCAGCGTCTGCTATCTGCCGTTGGCGCACATTGCCGAACGTATGATCTCGGTCTACATGGCCATCCACAAGGCTGGCTACTTGACGTTCTGTCCCGACCCGAGCCAGTTGGTCGGCGTACTCCTCCAGACACGCCCGACCAGCGTCTTCGGCGTCCCCAGAATCTGGGAGAAACTTGCCGCAGCACTGCGTGCTCGACCGGGGTCATCGCTCGCTGACGTCGGCCTCGACCAGGTCACCTGGGCATGCAGCGCCGCCGCGCCGCTGCCGGTGGACGTACAGGAATACTTCCGGGAGCAGGGAATCGCGATCATCGAAGCCTGGGGGATGACCGAAACCACCGGCGTCGCCACATCGACGACCGAGACCGACTTCCGCTTCGGCTCGGTCGGCAGCCCGATCCGGGGCACCGAAATCAAGCTGCTCGAAGACGGCGAACTTCTGGTGCGTGGTCCGATCGTGGCGTCGGGATACCTCCAGGACGACGGATCCGTTCTCCCCGTCACCGACGATGAGGGCTGGATGCACTCGGGTGATATCGGACGGATCGATGAGGACGGACACCTCTACATCATCGATCGCAAGAAAGACCTGATCATCACGTCGGGCGGAAAGAACATTGCCCCGGCCGCGCTCGAGGCGCTGCTGACCAAGCATCCCTTGGTCGGTCAGTCGTTGGCCTACGGTGATCGTCGGCCCTACGTTGTCGCCCTGATCGTGCTCGACCTGGATGCGACGACGGCGTGGGCGGCTTCGCAGGGAATCGTCGTCGCCACGCCATCAGAGCTGGCTTCGCATCCGGGCGTAGTCGCGGAGATCGACCGCGCGGTGGAGATCGCCAACCAGGATCTCGCTCGGGTGGAACAGATCAAGCGCTACCGGGTGCTTCCGACGGAGTGGACTCCGGAAGGCGGCGAAATGACCGCGAGTTTGAAGATCATGAGGCGCGTCGTCCATGAGAAGTACGGCGACGTGTTCGACGCTCTGTACGCGTAG
- a CDS encoding TetR/AcrR family transcriptional regulator: MTERQKGGRAAKAEARREAILDATMAEIAERGYRSTTIAAVAERVGLTQPGVLHYFPSKEHLLIGVLEARDQWDTAALLANTTDVRLSHLEQVVEFNAERPGMVQTFTALAAESATGQHPAREFFTERYASLRAGMAVLLRMEFGDQLPGGLTPEQAAPLLIAVIDGVQIQWLLAPDEVDMPAAFRNFVTLLTGSDRPEPVNSRGAQRESP; this comes from the coding sequence ATGACTGAGCGACAAAAGGGCGGCCGCGCGGCAAAGGCCGAGGCCCGACGCGAGGCCATTCTCGACGCGACGATGGCCGAGATCGCGGAGCGTGGATATCGCTCGACCACCATCGCCGCGGTGGCCGAGCGCGTCGGCCTGACTCAGCCGGGTGTGCTGCACTATTTCCCCAGCAAAGAGCATCTGCTGATCGGCGTGCTCGAAGCGCGCGACCAATGGGATACCGCCGCACTTCTCGCGAACACGACGGATGTGCGACTATCCCACCTTGAACAGGTCGTGGAGTTCAACGCCGAACGGCCCGGGATGGTCCAGACATTCACTGCACTTGCCGCTGAGAGCGCGACCGGACAGCACCCCGCGCGTGAGTTCTTTACCGAGCGCTACGCCTCCCTACGGGCGGGCATGGCCGTATTGCTGCGCATGGAGTTCGGCGACCAACTGCCGGGCGGACTCACCCCCGAACAGGCTGCGCCATTACTGATCGCGGTCATCGACGGCGTACAGATCCAATGGCTACTCGCACCGGACGAGGTGGACATGCCTGCCGCATTCCGCAATTTCGTCACACTACTCACTGGCTCGGATCGGCCGGAACCCGTCAATTCCCGTGGGGCTCAGCGCGAGTCTCCGTAA
- a CDS encoding LVIVD repeat-containing protein produces MKSLNIVRVFAVAATVALILPVVSSADPRTDTSGAVIESHDVSRSVAAPADCGPGSRPESGLQGDVPAADRDSGRSTEGYSCNISRIGGFAGRGAGIVSAAFDHCAYLGTIFPGNLLGPAPGVQVLDVSDPANPVPTVNLTEPAMLAGTWESLKVHSGRKLLVGTGVPALTGSGLLSVYDISDCAHPRLLNPGAGTNLQMPLPITSHEGGFSPDGRTYWSSGVAPGLVSAVDLDDPTNPRVIWQGMSGPSSHGFGFSPDGNRMYLSDNAGGLRVLDTSAVQRRDPNPQLPVLAQMTWTDGIATQHSIPVTYDGHPYLFTVDEAGSGGVKLIDVADDANPEIVGGIKLAINLPENIDSQIASASGGSAFAYDAHYCTADRPVDPTALACGWESSGIRVFDVRDPFDVREIAYFNPPAMTGRNVERWNSPHALASIIGFPALALPSALAANSRGEFDPAQAMSPRTGMLAGGDLSTDWCFSPPAWHGNELWVTCSDNGFLALHLDNDVYSPPANQQSTIGS; encoded by the coding sequence ATGAAGTCCTTGAACATTGTTCGCGTTTTCGCCGTCGCGGCCACCGTGGCACTGATACTGCCCGTCGTCAGTTCAGCCGACCCCCGAACCGACACCTCGGGGGCGGTGATCGAGTCGCACGATGTCAGCCGGAGCGTGGCCGCGCCGGCTGACTGTGGACCGGGCTCGAGGCCCGAGTCGGGGCTGCAGGGCGACGTCCCCGCCGCCGACCGGGACAGCGGACGCAGCACCGAGGGTTACAGCTGCAACATCTCTCGCATCGGAGGATTCGCCGGCCGCGGCGCCGGCATCGTCTCCGCGGCCTTCGACCACTGCGCTTACCTGGGCACAATCTTCCCGGGCAACCTTCTCGGGCCGGCGCCCGGCGTGCAAGTCCTCGACGTCTCCGATCCTGCCAACCCGGTTCCGACGGTGAACCTGACCGAACCGGCCATGCTCGCCGGTACCTGGGAAAGCCTCAAGGTCCACTCCGGACGAAAGCTACTGGTAGGCACGGGAGTTCCGGCACTCACCGGGTCCGGTTTGCTCTCGGTCTACGACATCTCCGACTGTGCACATCCCCGGCTGCTCAACCCGGGAGCGGGAACCAACCTGCAAATGCCGTTGCCCATCACGTCCCACGAGGGCGGGTTCTCCCCTGACGGCCGTACCTACTGGTCGTCAGGTGTAGCCCCGGGACTGGTCAGCGCAGTCGACCTCGACGATCCCACCAACCCTCGGGTGATCTGGCAGGGCATGTCCGGCCCGTCATCACATGGCTTCGGCTTCAGCCCCGACGGCAATCGGATGTATCTGTCGGACAACGCCGGCGGCCTCAGAGTCCTCGACACCAGCGCTGTACAGCGACGCGACCCGAATCCTCAACTGCCCGTGTTGGCTCAGATGACGTGGACCGACGGAATAGCAACCCAGCACAGCATCCCGGTGACCTACGACGGGCACCCCTACCTGTTCACCGTCGACGAGGCCGGGTCAGGCGGGGTGAAGTTGATCGACGTCGCCGATGATGCCAACCCTGAGATTGTCGGTGGCATCAAGCTGGCAATCAACCTTCCCGAGAATATCGACAGCCAGATTGCTTCTGCCTCTGGCGGATCGGCGTTTGCCTACGACGCCCACTACTGCACTGCGGACCGGCCGGTGGATCCGACGGCACTCGCCTGCGGCTGGGAATCCTCGGGCATCCGGGTCTTCGATGTGCGGGATCCATTCGACGTACGGGAGATCGCCTACTTCAATCCGCCCGCAATGACGGGCCGCAACGTCGAGCGATGGAACTCGCCGCACGCGTTGGCATCGATCATCGGGTTCCCGGCGCTCGCACTTCCGTCGGCGCTTGCGGCCAACAGTCGCGGGGAGTTTGATCCCGCCCAAGCGATGTCGCCGCGCACCGGCATGCTCGCCGGCGGCGACCTGTCCACCGACTGGTGCTTCTCACCGCCGGCATGGCATGGCAACGAACTGTGGGTTACGTGCTCCGACAACGGTTTCCTGGCTCTGCATCTCGACAATGACGTGTACAGCCCGCCCGCGAACCAGCAGTCGACCATCGGGTCATGA